Below is a window of Nitrospinota bacterium DNA.
TCTATACAACAGGGACTAGAGATATGAGAGAGATGGGGGGACTTTGGTCTAAGATGCCAATAACCGCTATACTTTGGATATCGGCGTCACTAATACTCTCAGCGCTTCCTCCTACAAGCGGTTTTGTGGGGAAATGGATACTTTTTATAGGCGCTTTCAAAGGGATGCATGGAAATCCACTAGGACTGGTAATTGTTATTCTGGCAATCCTTTCAACTATACTCACACTGGTCTATACATTCTTAGTTGGAATAAGAATATTCTTTGGTCCATTGAAGCCTGAACTATCAAATGATAAAATTAAAGATCCTCCATTAACCATGAGTATTCCTCTTCTTAGCTTAGCAGTTGTAGCTTTGGTCCTTGGGTTGTATCCTAAACCTTTTTTACACCTCCTTAGTTCTGTAATAGGTTTATTATGAGTATGCTAATGGCAAATTTTTCCCTATCTCTTCACCGTATTAAAATTTCTGTTTGATAACCGACTATTTTCCCTAAAGGATATGCTTTATTTATAAACTGTTTTATTGCCTTTACTTTAAAAAAATTTTTACAGTTGTTTTTCAAAGCAGAATTCTGATATAATTCAAAAAAATAGTATATCACTTTTTCTAGATTTAAAAAATTCCCTGAGGAGAGATTCATGAAGAAATTCAGCGTTGCAACTCGAATCTTTTTCATTTATGCATCAGCTCTGGGAATTTTATTTCTGTTTTCTATCTTGGCACTCTACTTTGCACTCCAGCTCCGTGAGACCCCAGAACAAATCGTTAGAGAAAATGTTTACAGTTTAGAAGCAGCCATTCACCTAAAGCGTCAGATTTTCCATCAAAAAGAGATTATAAATCAGATGATGATCAAGGGATGGAACCCCGTTTTAATGGAAAATCTTTTGAAAGAAAAGGAAAATTTCCAATCCTGGTTATCCAAAGCAAGGGCTGTTGCCTATACCAAGGAAGAGAAGGATATACTTCAGGAGATTTCATTGCTTTATGAAAAAGTGAGTTCTTTTCACAATGAAATTGCAGAGAAAAAGACTGTGCCCGAGGTTCTTGCCAACCAGGCAATTGAGGATTACGGTGCCATGCGCGGCCTCTGTCTGCAAATATTACAGATTAATGAAGGTCTTATTAACAATGCTGTCAGCCAGACGAAGACGGATTTTAGAAGAATGAACACTATTATTCTGACTTTCCTGGCAAGTGGGGTTACCCTGAGCTTGTTGTTCTTTTTTCTCCTTACGAGGAGTATTACAAGGCCCCTCCATAAAATCATGGATGATGCTCATGCCGCGGACAAGCTTTTTTCAGAAAAGCCTACAAAAACCAATGGAGACGAAATTGGGAAGCTTGATCAACACATGCACCATATCATTTCGCTTTTAGAAAATTCTGATAAAACGATTAGCGAACAACGTCTAAGACTCCTTCATGCTGAGAGGCTTGCTGCCATGGGAGAAATTTCTGCCAAGATCGCCCATGAAGTTCGTAATCCTCTCACTGGTATTCGGACGGGTATCCAGCTGATTAAGAGGCAGACGCAATCAAACGAGTCGTTTCGACGAAAACTTGATCGAATGATAGAAGAGCTAAATCGCGTTGAACGGATTGTATCCGATATTCTCAACTATTCTCGTCCGGTAAAGCCTAAATTTCGAAAAATTGATTTAATGAGACTTATAAAGGAATCAATCAGTTTAATAAATAAGGACATGGCTGAAAAGCAAATCAAGGTGGAGACAAGAAATTATGGTCCTCTGCCATTAGAAGCTGATTCAGATATGCTGAAACAGGTCTTTTATAACATCCTGCAAAATGCCGGGGATAATCTTCGAGAGGGTGATCGAGTAATGATTAGAATTGAGGATGGAACATCAGATAC
It encodes the following:
- a CDS encoding ATP-binding protein gives rise to the protein MKKFSVATRIFFIYASALGILFLFSILALYFALQLRETPEQIVRENVYSLEAAIHLKRQIFHQKEIINQMMIKGWNPVLMENLLKEKENFQSWLSKARAVAYTKEEKDILQEISLLYEKVSSFHNEIAEKKTVPEVLANQAIEDYGAMRGLCLQILQINEGLINNAVSQTKTDFRRMNTIILTFLASGVTLSLLFFFLLTRSITRPLHKIMDDAHAADKLFSEKPTKTNGDEIGKLDQHMHHIISLLENSDKTISEQRLRLLHAERLAAMGEISAKIAHEVRNPLTGIRTGIQLIKRQTQSNESFRRKLDRMIEELNRVERIVSDILNYSRPVKPKFRKIDLMRLIKESISLINKDMAEKQIKVETRNYGPLPLEADSDMLKQVFYNILQNAGDNLREGDRVMIRIEDGTSDTTPHIHLVFEDTGPGVEPQELEKIFKPFFTTKPLGTGLGLAICQNIIMEHKGRIWAENGSKGGMKFHIVLPKRQENI